Proteins from one Pirellulaceae bacterium genomic window:
- a CDS encoding fumarylacetoacetate hydrolase family protein, giving the protein MKFIRYHDSSGVTHFGCQHTDGRTTRIDGDLFGEYSDSGSPADISKPLAPLVPTDILCIGLNYARHAAEGNQTLPDYPILFMKNIGALQNPGDPIVIPQTLQCKKVDFECELAVVIGKECLNVSADDALNHVLGYTCAHDVSEHHWQMNGGGGQWCRAKTFAPFVRWAPASSPRMKSLIPRHFRSRQPLMARSCKTGPQVT; this is encoded by the coding sequence GTGAAATTCATTCGATACCACGATTCATCTGGCGTTACTCACTTTGGTTGCCAACATACCGACGGCAGAACAACACGCATCGACGGCGACCTTTTCGGCGAATATTCCGATTCAGGTAGTCCGGCTGATATCTCCAAACCGTTAGCGCCACTCGTGCCAACTGACATTCTCTGCATCGGACTCAACTACGCTCGTCACGCAGCAGAAGGCAACCAAACACTCCCAGACTATCCAATCCTATTCATGAAAAATATCGGTGCTCTGCAGAATCCGGGCGACCCAATCGTCATCCCGCAGACACTCCAATGTAAAAAAGTTGACTTTGAATGTGAACTGGCCGTAGTCATTGGAAAAGAATGTCTCAATGTGTCTGCCGACGACGCGTTGAATCACGTACTCGGATACACCTGTGCACACGACGTCAGCGAACATCATTGGCAAATGAACGGTGGAGGAGGTCAATGGTGTCGAGCAAAGACATTTGCACCTTTTGTCCGCTGGGCCCCTGCGTCGTCACCGCGGATGAAATCCCTGATCCCCAGACACTTTCGATCAAGACAACCATTAATGGCGAGATCATGCAAGACTGGACCACAAGTGACATGA
- the pgi gene encoding glucose-6-phosphate isomerase produces MTTPQPSLTTLPAWQSLAAHHREIKDVHLRSLFKDDPQRGLRFTTEFGGLFLDYSKNRITDETVKLLTKLAEEVGLRERIDAMYRGDKINVTENRSVLHIALRTPREKSIVVEGQDIVPEVHAVLDKMADFCRRLRSSDWKGHTGKPIRNVVNIGIGGSDLGPVMAYEALRSYSQRSLTFRFVSNVDGTDFFEATHDLNPEETLFVVASKTFTTLETMTNAQSARDWLLKGLHGDKAAVAKHFVAVSTNAEKVADFGIDTANMFEFWDWVGGRYSMDSAIGLSTMLAIGPENFHEMLQGFHEMDEHFRSAPFEQNLPVLMALLTVWYANFFDAQSVAVLPYEQYLKRFPAYLQQLTMESNGKRVTMDGDPVAVDTGPIYWGEPGTNGQHSFYQLIHQGTRLIPCDFIAFAHPVNPIGRHHAMLISNVLAQAEALAFGKTADEVRDEGTPDWLVPHRVFEGNRPSNTLFADQLTPNVLGKLVALYEHSVFTQGVIWNVDSFDQWGVELGKVLAQRIIPELESEQDLDLNHDTSTNHLIERYRSIRRISK; encoded by the coding sequence ATGACGACACCCCAACCTTCGCTGACAACCTTGCCGGCTTGGCAATCACTCGCTGCTCATCACCGCGAAATCAAAGATGTCCACCTTCGTTCGCTCTTCAAAGATGATCCGCAACGTGGGCTTCGTTTTACAACGGAGTTCGGTGGATTGTTTCTAGACTACTCAAAAAATCGCATTACCGACGAAACCGTCAAACTGCTCACAAAGCTTGCCGAAGAAGTCGGACTTCGAGAACGAATTGATGCTATGTACCGCGGTGACAAAATCAATGTCACCGAAAACCGATCTGTTTTGCACATTGCATTACGGACACCACGCGAAAAATCAATTGTCGTGGAGGGCCAGGACATCGTACCCGAGGTGCATGCGGTGCTCGACAAAATGGCGGATTTTTGTCGGCGATTGCGCAGCAGTGACTGGAAAGGTCACACAGGGAAACCGATTCGCAACGTCGTCAACATTGGCATCGGCGGTTCTGATCTTGGCCCCGTCATGGCTTATGAAGCATTACGATCCTACAGCCAACGAAGCCTAACCTTCCGATTTGTGTCCAACGTTGATGGAACGGATTTTTTCGAAGCAACTCATGATCTCAACCCGGAGGAGACACTCTTCGTCGTTGCCTCGAAGACTTTTACGACCTTGGAAACGATGACCAACGCCCAGAGTGCCCGAGATTGGTTATTGAAAGGACTTCACGGAGACAAAGCGGCAGTCGCCAAACATTTTGTGGCCGTTTCGACGAACGCTGAAAAAGTTGCCGATTTCGGCATCGACACAGCAAACATGTTTGAGTTCTGGGATTGGGTCGGTGGACGATACTCGATGGATTCGGCAATTGGCCTCTCAACCATGCTGGCCATCGGTCCGGAAAATTTCCACGAAATGCTGCAAGGATTCCATGAGATGGACGAGCATTTTCGTTCCGCACCTTTTGAACAGAACCTTCCCGTTCTAATGGCCCTACTAACCGTTTGGTACGCCAATTTCTTCGATGCTCAATCTGTCGCTGTGCTACCGTACGAACAATACCTGAAACGGTTTCCAGCTTATCTGCAACAGTTGACAATGGAAAGCAATGGAAAACGCGTCACCATGGACGGCGATCCAGTCGCTGTTGACACCGGACCAATTTACTGGGGCGAGCCAGGGACAAACGGGCAACACTCCTTTTACCAGTTGATCCATCAAGGTACGCGGCTGATACCCTGCGACTTCATCGCATTCGCACATCCGGTGAATCCGATCGGGCGACATCACGCCATGCTGATCTCCAATGTACTGGCCCAAGCAGAAGCTTTGGCTTTCGGTAAGACCGCCGACGAAGTCCGAGATGAAGGTACACCTGATTGGTTAGTGCCCCACCGAGTGTTTGAAGGAAATCGCCCATCAAATACATTGTTTGCTGACCAATTAACTCCTAATGTGCTGGGAAAGCTCGTAGCGTTGTACGAACACTCGGTATTCACTCAAGGTGTCATTTGGAATGTGGATTCGTTCGATCAGTGGGGCGTTGAATTAGGCAAGGTCCTCGCACAACGTATCATTCCGGAACTTGAAAGCGAGCAAGATCTTGATCTGAACCACGATACCTCCACGAATCATCTGATCGAACGATATCGAAGCATCAGACGAATCTCAAAGTAG
- a CDS encoding fumarylacetoacetate hydrolase family protein: MGPCVVTADEIPDPQTLSIKTTINGEIMQDWTTSDMIFPVAKLIEFLSASTRLLPGTVILTGTPHGIGAGRTPPIFLKPGESVTISIEKIGDLVNPVVAESH, from the coding sequence CTGGGCCCCTGCGTCGTCACCGCGGATGAAATCCCTGATCCCCAGACACTTTCGATCAAGACAACCATTAATGGCGAGATCATGCAAGACTGGACCACAAGTGACATGATCTTTCCAGTCGCAAAGCTCATCGAATTTCTCAGCGCAAGTACACGCCTGTTGCCCGGCACCGTAATCCTGACAGGAACACCTCATGGTATTGGAGCCGGAAGAACTCCACCTATTTTCCTCAAACCGGGTGAGAGTGTAACGATTTCCATTGAAAAGATTGGTGACTTAGTAAACCCGGTTGTCGCCGAATCACATTAA